Proteins encoded by one window of Modestobacter marinus:
- a CDS encoding glycoside hydrolase family 3 protein, translating to MTTEEPSTPDLDRLVNACLMPGFTGPTLPAWVADALADGLAGICLYGQNLTGEGPPVAERVAAITAAARAVRGDVLVALDEEGGDVTRLEYTTGSSWPGNAALGVVDDEAATFAVAAGIGAQLRRVGVDVDLAPSVDVNSDTANPVIGVRSFGADPALVARHGVAYVRGLQAAGVAAAAKHFPGHGATTVDSHLGLPVIDADEATFRARELPPFAAAVRAGVDLVMTAHVVFPALDGAPATLSRRLLVDVLRGELGFTGVVVTDALDMAGVRAAHGLAGAAVLSLAAGADLLLLGAEDGEEHCAAIRSAVRAAVADGTLAEDRLRDAAARVTALRQRLGAAERPEAPVTAPALARDAARAALRARGVAPLAGPAVVAELRAATNLAVGDAAWSLAEPLAAVGLLAGVHTVTEGGVAADEVVAAGAGRPLVVAVRDAYRSPWQTAWLDRLLRARPDAVLVALGMSVDAERAAGPAIAAHGAARVVTRAVADLLRGD from the coding sequence ATGACCACCGAGGAGCCCAGCACGCCCGACCTGGACCGGCTGGTCAACGCCTGCCTGATGCCGGGCTTCACCGGCCCGACGCTCCCGGCCTGGGTCGCCGACGCCCTGGCCGACGGCCTGGCCGGGATCTGCCTGTACGGCCAGAACCTGACCGGCGAGGGCCCGCCGGTGGCCGAGCGGGTCGCGGCGATCACCGCCGCGGCCCGGGCCGTGCGCGGCGACGTGCTGGTGGCGCTGGACGAGGAGGGCGGTGACGTGACCCGCCTGGAGTACACGACGGGCAGCAGCTGGCCGGGCAACGCCGCCCTCGGCGTGGTCGACGACGAGGCGGCCACCTTCGCGGTGGCGGCCGGGATCGGCGCCCAGCTGCGCCGGGTCGGGGTGGACGTCGACCTCGCGCCCTCGGTGGACGTCAACAGCGACACGGCCAACCCGGTCATCGGCGTCCGCTCGTTCGGTGCCGACCCGGCGCTGGTCGCCCGGCACGGGGTGGCCTACGTGCGGGGGCTACAGGCGGCCGGCGTCGCCGCCGCCGCGAAGCACTTCCCCGGGCACGGGGCGACCACCGTCGACTCGCACCTCGGGCTGCCCGTCATCGACGCCGACGAGGCCACCTTCCGGGCCCGGGAACTGCCGCCCTTCGCCGCCGCCGTCCGGGCCGGGGTGGACCTGGTGATGACGGCGCACGTCGTCTTCCCCGCCCTGGACGGCGCACCGGCCACGCTGAGCCGCCGGCTGCTGGTCGACGTGCTCCGTGGCGAGCTGGGCTTCACCGGGGTCGTGGTCACCGACGCCCTCGACATGGCCGGGGTCCGGGCCGCGCACGGGCTGGCCGGGGCCGCCGTGCTCTCCCTTGCCGCCGGCGCGGACCTGCTGCTGCTGGGCGCCGAGGACGGCGAGGAGCACTGCGCGGCGATCCGGTCGGCGGTCCGGGCCGCCGTCGCCGACGGCACGCTGGCCGAGGACCGGCTGCGGGACGCCGCCGCCCGGGTGACCGCGCTGCGGCAGCGGCTGGGCGCCGCCGAGCGCCCCGAGGCCCCGGTGACCGCGCCGGCCCTGGCGCGGGACGCCGCGCGGGCCGCCCTCCGGGCGCGCGGGGTGGCGCCGCTGGCCGGGCCGGCGGTCGTGGCCGAACTGCGCGCCGCCACCAACCTGGCGGTCGGGGACGCGGCCTGGAGCCTGGCCGAGCCGCTGGCCGCGGTCGGACTGCTGGCCGGGGTGCACACGGTCACCGAGGGCGGCGTCGCCGCCGACGAGGTGGTCGCCGCGGGGGCCGGTCGGCCCCTGGTGGTCGCCGTGCGGGACGCCTACCGCAGCCCCTGGCAGACGGCGTGGCTCGACCGGCTCCTCCGGGCCCGGCCCGACGCGGTGCTGGTCGCGCTGGGCATGTCGGTCGACGCGGAGCGGGCGGCGGGGCCGGCGATCGCGGCGCACGGTGCCGCCCGGGTCGTCACCCGGGCGGTCGCCGACCTGCTCCGCGGCGACTGA
- a CDS encoding bifunctional metallophosphatase/5'-nucleotidase, with product MTARRAAAVTAVAVGGALLGASPALAIEPPAGSPFISEFHHDNEGTDANERVEVTAAPGTDLTGWTVVGVDGDGGAPYDAKALSGVVDESGTVVVDFTGLQDGGPDGIALVDPAGTVVQFLSYGGALSVTVGGSVFDSTDVGVTEDGSGPADGSVQLVDGVWVVTDTNTFGAANAVVEPTVPEPTVPEPTVPEPTVPEPGTGGEDDGTVDLQLLGINDFHGRLDDAVALAGTVEEQRAREDVDATLLLSAGDNIGASPFVSSSQQDAPTIEVLNELGLDASAVGNHEFDRGFADLTGRVGVDGESGLADFDYLGANVYGEDGEPVLPEYTLLDAEGVTVGVIGVVTEETSSLVSPAGIEGITFGDPLEATNRVTDELTDGVGDEADVIVLLAHEGAPEGEATSTLEEQLAADTAFAAIVAGADADVDAIFTGHTHQTYAWQAPVPGTDGTRPVIQTGSYAADLGRIVLSYEESTDEVTASTVENLALTEVPEEELVVAYPRVAEIAETVAAAQAVAEEVGSQVVGSVTADITRAFTTGPDGQPAEDRGSYSALGGLVADSYVYGAADSAIEPADLGLVNPGGLRADLLYGEDGVVTLAEANEVTPFANDLVVVSLTGAQLVQVLEQQWQPEGSSRPFLALGTSEELTWSYDPEAPPGERVIVDSIRVSGEPIVLDATYRVATNSFLASGGDNFTTFAEGTTEQTGLIDFDSFRAYLEENSPLSPEQFTGRVTVGDASEQPQQPAAEVAVSPSTFAPGDLVTFSVSGFGPAERVEVTVDGRRLGRVTTDAEGAATVRVRVPASVDSGTVEVTATGVTTGSTATVEVQVTEQARPGNGGTVVQKLTSWLRQLLGTWLR from the coding sequence ATGACAGCGCGCAGGGCCGCTGCCGTCACCGCCGTCGCCGTCGGGGGTGCGCTCCTCGGTGCGTCCCCCGCCCTGGCGATCGAGCCGCCCGCCGGCAGCCCGTTCATCAGCGAGTTCCACCACGACAACGAGGGCACCGACGCCAACGAGCGCGTCGAGGTCACGGCCGCACCGGGCACCGACCTCACCGGCTGGACGGTCGTCGGCGTCGACGGCGACGGTGGCGCGCCCTACGACGCGAAGGCCCTGTCCGGCGTCGTCGACGAGTCCGGCACCGTGGTCGTCGACTTCACCGGCCTGCAGGACGGCGGCCCCGACGGCATCGCGCTGGTCGACCCGGCGGGCACGGTCGTGCAGTTCCTCTCCTACGGCGGCGCGCTCAGCGTGACCGTCGGCGGATCGGTCTTCGACTCCACCGACGTCGGGGTCACCGAGGACGGCTCCGGCCCGGCGGACGGGTCGGTGCAACTGGTCGACGGCGTCTGGGTGGTCACCGACACCAACACCTTCGGCGCGGCCAACGCGGTGGTCGAGCCCACGGTCCCCGAGCCCACGGTCCCCGAGCCCACGGTCCCCGAGCCCACGGTCCCCGAGCCGGGTACCGGCGGCGAGGACGACGGCACCGTCGACCTGCAGCTGCTGGGCATCAACGACTTCCACGGCCGGCTGGACGACGCGGTGGCCCTGGCGGGCACCGTCGAGGAGCAGCGGGCCCGCGAGGACGTCGACGCGACGCTGCTGCTCTCGGCCGGGGACAACATCGGCGCCTCGCCGTTCGTCTCCTCCAGCCAGCAGGACGCCCCGACGATCGAGGTGCTCAACGAGCTGGGGCTGGACGCCTCGGCCGTGGGCAACCACGAGTTCGACCGCGGCTTCGCCGACCTGACCGGCCGGGTCGGGGTCGACGGCGAGAGCGGGCTGGCCGACTTCGACTACCTGGGCGCCAACGTCTACGGCGAGGACGGCGAGCCGGTGCTGCCGGAGTACACGCTGCTGGACGCCGAGGGCGTCACGGTCGGCGTGATCGGCGTCGTGACCGAGGAGACGAGCTCGCTGGTCTCCCCGGCCGGCATCGAGGGGATCACCTTCGGTGACCCGCTGGAGGCCACGAACCGGGTGACCGACGAGCTCACCGACGGGGTCGGGGACGAGGCGGACGTGATCGTCCTGCTCGCCCACGAGGGTGCGCCGGAGGGTGAGGCCACCAGCACGCTGGAGGAGCAGCTCGCCGCCGACACCGCCTTCGCCGCGATCGTCGCCGGTGCCGACGCCGACGTGGACGCCATCTTCACCGGGCACACGCACCAGACCTACGCCTGGCAGGCGCCGGTCCCCGGCACCGACGGGACCCGCCCGGTGATCCAGACGGGTTCCTACGCCGCGGACCTCGGCCGGATCGTGCTCAGCTACGAGGAGTCCACCGACGAGGTCACCGCCTCCACGGTGGAGAACCTGGCCCTCACCGAGGTGCCCGAGGAGGAGCTGGTCGTCGCCTACCCGCGGGTCGCCGAGATCGCCGAGACCGTGGCCGCCGCGCAGGCGGTGGCCGAGGAGGTCGGCAGCCAGGTCGTCGGGTCGGTGACGGCCGACATCACCCGGGCCTTCACCACCGGCCCGGACGGTCAGCCGGCCGAGGACCGAGGTTCGTACTCGGCCCTGGGTGGCCTGGTGGCGGACAGCTACGTGTACGGGGCCGCGGACAGCGCCATCGAGCCGGCCGACCTCGGCCTGGTCAACCCCGGTGGCCTGCGGGCCGACCTGCTCTACGGCGAGGACGGCGTGGTCACGCTGGCCGAGGCCAACGAGGTCACCCCGTTCGCCAACGACCTGGTCGTCGTCTCGCTGACCGGGGCGCAGCTGGTGCAGGTGCTGGAGCAGCAGTGGCAGCCCGAGGGCAGCTCGCGGCCGTTCCTGGCCCTGGGCACCTCGGAGGAGCTGACCTGGTCCTACGACCCGGAGGCGCCCCCCGGTGAGCGGGTCATCGTCGACAGCATCCGGGTCTCCGGGGAGCCGATCGTCCTGGACGCCACCTACCGGGTGGCGACCAACAGCTTCCTGGCCTCCGGCGGCGACAACTTCACCACCTTCGCCGAGGGCACCACGGAGCAGACCGGTCTGATCGACTTCGATTCCTTCCGGGCCTACCTGGAGGAGAACTCGCCGCTCAGCCCGGAGCAGTTCACCGGGCGGGTCACCGTCGGGGACGCCTCCGAGCAGCCGCAGCAGCCGGCGGCCGAGGTCGCGGTCTCGCCGTCGACCTTCGCCCCCGGCGACCTGGTGACCTTCTCGGTGAGCGGCTTCGGCCCGGCCGAGCGGGTCGAGGTGACCGTGGACGGCCGGCGGCTCGGCCGGGTCACGACCGACGCCGAGGGCGCTGCGACGGTCCGGGTGCGGGTCCCCGCCTCGGTGGACAGCGGCACGGTCGAGGTCACGGCCACCGGCGTCACCACCGGCTCGACCGCGACGGTCGAGGTGCAGGTGACCGAGCAGGCCCGCCCGGGCAACGGTGGCACCGTGGTGCAGAAGCTCACCTCGTGGCTGCGGCAGCTGTTGGGCACCTGGCTGCGCTGA
- a CDS encoding Wzz/FepE/Etk N-terminal domain-containing protein yields MTFREISRALRHGALPIALCVVLGVALALAWSLLRTPVYVAESQLFLGASEEADEGVVTRQDTAYLQQRMQSYAAVLGSPLLGERVAERLDLELTGAEVAGEMTVEVPAETVLLTVRVSDPSPERAQDIANAVGDAFSALLAELEDAPGAAVDTVQVSTIRPAALPTTPTAPTTAVLLTVGALLGLAVGVAVAFLRESLDDTVRDADELSAAGVPVLGVVPPRDRRHRDATEGPAPDRGEALRRIRAHLGDRPGRRTPAPRTVTVLGTTARADTAALGWDLARVFAAARLRTVLVEADLWSPGAAGLLGLPEQTPGLAEVLAGRLPLQEALRPGPNGLRVLPAGRAPEAGGEDLLDGPRMAEVLTRVSGDADVTIVVPPPLDRRSGAASLTTLSDGVVLAVRAGSTTRRELHDVTSLLDTLGAPLVGAVLESADRPSRRPVPHRLG; encoded by the coding sequence ATGACCTTCCGCGAGATCTCCCGCGCGCTCCGCCACGGCGCACTGCCGATCGCGCTGTGCGTCGTCCTCGGCGTCGCCCTGGCCCTGGCCTGGTCGCTGCTGCGCACCCCGGTCTACGTCGCCGAGTCGCAGCTGTTCCTCGGCGCCTCGGAGGAGGCCGACGAGGGCGTGGTGACCCGGCAGGACACCGCCTACCTGCAGCAGCGCATGCAGTCCTACGCCGCCGTGCTGGGCAGCCCGCTGCTCGGGGAGCGGGTCGCCGAGCGCCTCGACCTGGAGCTGACCGGCGCCGAGGTGGCCGGGGAGATGACGGTCGAGGTGCCCGCGGAGACGGTGCTGCTCACCGTGCGGGTCAGCGACCCCTCTCCCGAGCGCGCCCAGGACATCGCCAACGCGGTCGGGGACGCGTTCTCCGCGCTGCTGGCCGAGCTGGAGGACGCACCGGGGGCCGCCGTCGACACGGTGCAGGTCAGCACCATCCGCCCGGCGGCGCTGCCGACCACCCCCACCGCACCGACCACCGCGGTGCTGCTCACCGTCGGCGCCCTGCTCGGGCTGGCCGTCGGCGTCGCCGTCGCGTTCCTGCGCGAGTCGCTGGACGACACCGTCCGGGACGCCGACGAGCTGTCCGCGGCCGGTGTCCCCGTCCTCGGCGTCGTCCCGCCGCGCGACCGGCGGCACCGGGACGCGACCGAGGGGCCGGCCCCGGACCGCGGCGAGGCGCTGCGCCGGATCCGCGCCCACCTCGGGGACCGGCCCGGCCGCCGCACCCCGGCACCCCGCACCGTCACCGTGCTCGGCACGACCGCACGCGCCGACACCGCCGCCCTGGGGTGGGACCTGGCGCGGGTCTTCGCCGCGGCACGGCTGCGCACGGTGCTCGTCGAGGCCGACCTGTGGTCCCCCGGCGCGGCGGGACTGCTCGGCCTGCCCGAGCAGACGCCCGGCCTGGCCGAGGTGCTCGCCGGGCGCCTCCCGCTGCAGGAGGCCCTGCGGCCGGGCCCGAACGGCCTGCGGGTGCTGCCGGCCGGCCGGGCGCCGGAGGCGGGGGGCGAGGACCTGCTCGACGGCCCGCGGATGGCCGAGGTGCTGACCCGGGTGTCCGGCGACGCCGACGTCACCATCGTGGTGCCCCCGCCGCTGGACCGGCGGTCGGGTGCGGCGTCGCTGACCACGCTCAGCGACGGCGTGGTCCTGGCCGTCCGGGCCGGGAGCACGACGCGGCGCGAGCTGCACGACGTCACCTCCCTCCTCGACACGCTCGGTGCGCCGCTGGTCGGCGCCGTCCTGGAGTCCGCCGACCGGCCGTCGCGGCGGCCGGTCCCCCACCGGCTCGGCTGA
- a CDS encoding GGDEF domain-containing protein codes for MTLLVFSLFGPNAVTTGGVVASWLCAALLAVLALVYRLTDPVRIDARGGFVLTAVLGVLLTCGMNWLTRDPSAAGQAFLAFPVLWAGVHLRRDAVWLVTAVAIGGDAVVLFQLQPAGHAISDLSFFGAVLVVMATMLARAGDTQARLVAQLQQQAATDSLTGLVNRRVLDEALDAALATPAAPRGTSLVLVDVDSFKAINDEHGHPVGDEALVHIAAVLRSVVRAGDAVLSRMGGDELAVLLPDCPADAAAARAGEVLDAVRATPLTLPDGTLLAISVSLGVAHAPTHATGLEQLYAAADTALYAAKRAGRGRVEVARVGATTPVRPG; via the coding sequence GTGACGCTGCTGGTCTTCTCGCTGTTCGGGCCCAACGCGGTGACGACAGGGGGCGTCGTCGCCTCCTGGCTGTGTGCCGCGCTGCTCGCCGTCCTGGCGCTGGTCTACCGGCTCACCGATCCCGTCCGGATCGACGCCCGCGGCGGCTTCGTGCTCACCGCCGTCCTCGGCGTCCTGCTGACCTGCGGGATGAACTGGCTCACCCGCGACCCCTCCGCCGCCGGCCAGGCGTTCCTCGCCTTCCCGGTGCTGTGGGCCGGCGTCCACCTCCGGCGCGACGCGGTGTGGCTGGTGACGGCCGTCGCGATCGGCGGGGACGCCGTGGTGCTGTTCCAGCTTCAGCCGGCCGGCCACGCGATCAGCGACCTGAGCTTCTTCGGTGCGGTGCTGGTGGTCATGGCGACGATGCTGGCTCGCGCCGGCGACACCCAGGCCCGGCTGGTCGCCCAGCTGCAGCAGCAGGCCGCCACCGACTCCCTCACCGGGCTGGTCAACCGGCGGGTGCTCGACGAGGCGCTGGACGCCGCCCTGGCCACCCCGGCCGCGCCGCGGGGCACCTCGCTGGTCCTCGTGGACGTCGACTCCTTCAAGGCGATCAACGACGAGCACGGCCACCCGGTCGGCGACGAGGCCCTGGTGCACATCGCCGCGGTGCTGCGCTCGGTGGTCCGGGCGGGGGACGCCGTGCTCAGCCGGATGGGCGGTGACGAGCTCGCCGTCCTGCTGCCCGACTGCCCGGCGGACGCCGCCGCCGCCCGCGCCGGCGAGGTGCTCGACGCGGTCCGGGCCACGCCCCTGACGCTGCCCGACGGCACCCTGCTGGCCATCTCGGTGAGCCTGGGCGTGGCCCACGCGCCCACCCACGCCACCGGGCTGGAACAGCTCTACGCGGCCGCCGACACGGCGCTGTACGCCGCCAAGCGCGCCGGCCGCGGCCGGGTCGAGGTGGCTAGGGTCGGCGCGACGACCCCGGTGCGACCCGGCTGA
- a CDS encoding glycosyltransferase family 2 protein, with protein sequence MTGTDSTAGPGVATGRVGVVCVLHGDPEVPGWLFALARAVPLVLVVNDPGPGRYARLPAAATTLVNDEPAGFAVNVDRGVDALLEAAPVDVLLSVNFDLELEPGVVDTLVAALDRHPEVAAVGPLLTGYDGEPVFSSGRLPRPALEFLRAAGLRQGRLLQWQRLLLRRSAAWRERNSGAARAGASSAPVRLLQDGEYLPWTCVAVRRAAWTSVGPLDRRFRLYAEDIDWSVRAVAAGWRLGLVTPDTPVLHAERWTRSPTTDAWYEASHVRLHRKHGWTASGRAQRAGLALRRWTPLRWVSPLVWSETRR encoded by the coding sequence GTGACCGGCACGGACAGCACGGCTGGGCCGGGCGTGGCGACCGGCCGGGTCGGGGTGGTCTGCGTGCTGCACGGCGACCCGGAGGTGCCGGGGTGGCTGTTCGCGCTCGCCCGGGCCGTGCCCCTGGTGCTCGTGGTCAACGACCCGGGGCCCGGGCGGTACGCCCGCCTCCCCGCGGCCGCGACCACGCTGGTCAACGACGAGCCGGCGGGCTTCGCGGTGAACGTGGACCGGGGCGTCGACGCCCTCCTCGAGGCCGCGCCGGTCGACGTCCTGCTGAGCGTCAACTTCGACCTGGAGCTCGAGCCGGGCGTCGTCGACACGCTGGTGGCCGCGCTGGACCGGCACCCGGAGGTGGCGGCCGTGGGTCCGCTGCTGACCGGGTACGACGGCGAGCCGGTGTTCAGCTCCGGCCGGCTGCCCCGCCCGGCGCTGGAGTTCCTGCGCGCCGCCGGCCTGCGCCAGGGCCGGCTGCTGCAGTGGCAGCGCCTGCTGCTGCGCCGCTCGGCCGCCTGGCGCGAGCGCAACTCCGGTGCCGCCCGCGCCGGAGCCAGCAGCGCCCCGGTCCGGCTGCTGCAGGACGGCGAGTACCTGCCGTGGACGTGCGTGGCGGTGCGCCGCGCGGCCTGGACGTCGGTGGGACCGCTGGACCGCCGCTTCCGGCTGTACGCCGAGGACATCGACTGGTCGGTGCGGGCTGTCGCGGCCGGCTGGCGGCTGGGCCTGGTCACGCCCGACACCCCGGTCCTGCACGCCGAGCGCTGGACCCGCAGCCCGACCACCGACGCCTGGTACGAGGCCAGCCACGTCCGGCTGCACCGCAAGCACGGCTGGACGGCGAGCGGCCGGGCCCAGCGGGCCGGTCTCGCGCTGCGCCGGTGGACGCCGCTGCGGTGGGTCAGCCCGCTGGTCTGGTCGGAGACGCGCCGGTGA
- a CDS encoding ROK family protein, whose amino-acid sequence MTARSAGEGRCTVGLDVGGTKVLGVLLDDAATVRASVRVPSRPGTEGVVGAAAEVVTQLCRTAGLPPGELAGVGAGVPGLVDPLTGEVSHAVNLGIADEPVALAPLLADRLGGVPVTVENDLNVAAVGAARVLGLRGDLAFLSLGTGVAAGLLLGGELRRGHRGGAGEIGHIPYDPAGPRCPCGQRGCLELYASGAALGAAWPGRTGRPAAVELFAAAAGGDAAAVRVRDAFAGAVAAAVRLLVLTCDVEHVVLGGGVAEVGTPLMAAVAHQCRRQAAGSPFLDSLRIADRVQLVPAGVPVAPIGAALAVRDRVAADGRRPVPAPS is encoded by the coding sequence GTGACCGCGCGCTCGGCAGGCGAGGGCCGGTGCACGGTCGGGCTCGACGTCGGCGGCACCAAGGTGCTCGGGGTGCTGCTGGACGACGCCGCGACGGTGCGGGCCAGCGTGCGGGTGCCCAGCCGGCCCGGCACCGAGGGCGTCGTCGGTGCCGCGGCCGAGGTGGTCACGCAGCTGTGCCGCACCGCCGGCCTCCCCCCGGGAGAGCTGGCCGGCGTCGGCGCCGGGGTGCCCGGACTGGTGGACCCGCTGACCGGCGAGGTCTCCCACGCGGTGAACCTGGGCATCGCCGACGAGCCGGTCGCGCTGGCCCCGCTGCTGGCCGACCGGCTGGGCGGTGTGCCGGTGACCGTGGAGAACGACCTGAACGTCGCCGCCGTCGGCGCGGCCCGGGTGCTGGGCCTGCGGGGCGACCTGGCGTTCCTGTCCCTGGGCACCGGGGTGGCCGCCGGGCTGCTGCTCGGCGGGGAGCTGCGGCGCGGCCACCGCGGCGGCGCCGGGGAGATCGGGCACATCCCGTACGACCCGGCGGGCCCGCGCTGCCCGTGCGGTCAGCGCGGCTGCCTGGAGCTGTACGCCTCCGGGGCGGCGCTGGGCGCAGCCTGGCCCGGCCGCACCGGCCGGCCCGCCGCCGTGGAGCTCTTCGCGGCTGCCGCCGGCGGGGACGCCGCCGCCGTGCGGGTCCGGGACGCCTTCGCCGGCGCGGTCGCCGCCGCCGTCCGGCTGCTGGTGCTCACCTGCGACGTCGAGCACGTGGTGCTCGGTGGCGGGGTCGCCGAGGTGGGCACCCCGCTGATGGCGGCGGTGGCGCACCAGTGCCGGCGGCAGGCCGCCGGGTCGCCGTTCCTGGACAGCCTGCGGATCGCCGACCGGGTCCAGCTCGTGCCCGCTGGGGTGCCGGTGGCGCCGATCGGAGCCGCGCTCGCCGTGCGGGACCGGGTCGCCGCCGACGGCCGCCGTCCGGTGCCCGCGCCGTCGTGA
- a CDS encoding O-antigen ligase family protein, which translates to MTSPALSRRFVLGYAALWLAGAGFLWWPWLLVRLLLRARADHRPPLLLTGVAGFLGLSLLLAIVQDPPAGRVLGAALNLLVWVCLVLLVAARPSRRQLAEAAAGLVGLALVQAALTLLALLVYPRAQDLVLPLGRLLPDSVLADPSISAFAITHLAFPDYFAMPVVRSGGILGNPTWGGALAALGILLLLVDPFGLRRPGVRGWALTAAGVVVLLPSLVLSYSRNTVLALLVALVAAGAVLLRRRMGAPGFAALLSLSVAGAVAVLAVLPVPALIASLNGTRAGSAETRGEIYLITLDRVLSSPTPLLGSGVKERVPGLVASLGSHSSYLGLLYRGGAVALLLFVAALVVAGWVAWRRAEAAALALVVFTAVWSVAEDVDVGHFVPLALVLALGLLREPGPADAPPAADSVPLPAASGVRVG; encoded by the coding sequence GTGACCTCCCCGGCGCTGTCCCGCCGCTTCGTCCTGGGCTACGCAGCCCTCTGGCTCGCCGGTGCGGGCTTCCTGTGGTGGCCGTGGCTGCTGGTCCGGTTGCTGCTGCGTGCCCGCGCCGACCACCGGCCGCCGCTGCTGCTGACCGGGGTGGCGGGCTTCCTCGGGCTCAGCCTGCTGCTCGCGATCGTCCAGGACCCCCCGGCGGGGCGGGTGCTGGGCGCCGCGCTCAACCTGCTCGTCTGGGTCTGCCTGGTGCTGCTGGTCGCCGCCCGGCCCTCCCGGCGACAGCTCGCCGAGGCCGCCGCGGGCCTGGTGGGGCTGGCCCTGGTCCAGGCCGCGCTGACGTTGCTCGCCCTGCTGGTCTACCCGCGGGCGCAGGACCTCGTGCTCCCGCTGGGCCGGCTGCTGCCCGACTCCGTGCTGGCCGACCCCAGCATCTCCGCCTTCGCGATCACCCACCTCGCGTTCCCGGACTACTTCGCGATGCCGGTCGTCCGCAGCGGCGGCATCCTCGGCAACCCGACCTGGGGCGGCGCGCTCGCCGCGCTCGGGATCCTGCTGCTGCTGGTGGACCCGTTCGGGCTGCGGCGGCCAGGGGTGCGGGGCTGGGCGCTCACGGCCGCGGGCGTCGTCGTCCTGCTGCCGTCGCTGGTGCTGTCGTACTCGCGCAACACCGTGCTCGCCCTGCTGGTCGCCCTGGTCGCGGCCGGGGCGGTGCTGCTGCGGCGCCGGATGGGCGCCCCCGGCTTCGCCGCCCTGCTGTCGCTGTCGGTCGCCGGTGCGGTCGCCGTCCTGGCGGTGCTGCCGGTCCCCGCGTTGATCGCGTCGCTGAACGGCACCCGGGCCGGGTCCGCCGAGACCCGCGGCGAGATCTACCTGATCACCCTGGACCGGGTGCTGAGCTCGCCCACCCCGCTGCTCGGCTCCGGGGTCAAGGAGCGGGTGCCCGGGCTGGTGGCCAGCCTGGGCAGCCACAGCAGCTACCTCGGGCTGCTCTACCGCGGCGGCGCCGTCGCCCTGCTGCTCTTCGTGGCCGCGCTGGTCGTGGCGGGCTGGGTGGCCTGGCGGCGCGCCGAGGCGGCGGCGCTGGCGCTGGTCGTCTTCACCGCGGTCTGGTCGGTGGCCGAGGACGTCGACGTGGGGCACTTCGTCCCCCTCGCGCTGGTGCTCGCGCTCGGCCTGCTCCGGGAGCCGGGGCCGGCGGACGCCCCCCCGGCGGCCGACTCCGTGCCGCTGCCCGCCGCGTCCGGTGTCCGTGTCGGCTGA
- a CDS encoding sulfite exporter TauE/SafE family protein: MDGTLLVAGGVVVLLASVLAGGTGFGYSLVCTPLLLLAGIPLTDVVVLNLTVGVVTRLGAVLRLRHSVDRQRSAYLVAGCVPGLLLGHLTLDLVDADALKVTAGAVAVVAAGFLLLRRPATSPPAPGAPSRLAPGVAGVLGGFLGITTSMNGPPPVILLSHRQVAPRAFIADMAVYLLACNAMALTLIGLTGGLSLDRVGLLLACWLPGAVLGNHVGVTYGARLPLTGFRLLTLGLVMVTGLATVATSVGGG; encoded by the coding sequence GTGGACGGGACGCTCCTGGTGGCCGGGGGTGTGGTCGTCCTCCTCGCCAGCGTCCTGGCGGGCGGCACGGGCTTCGGCTACTCCCTGGTGTGCACGCCGCTGCTGCTGCTGGCCGGCATCCCGCTGACCGACGTCGTCGTCCTCAACCTCACGGTCGGCGTCGTGACCCGCCTCGGGGCCGTGCTGCGGCTGCGGCACTCGGTCGACCGGCAACGGTCCGCGTACCTGGTCGCGGGCTGCGTCCCCGGACTGCTGCTCGGCCACCTCACGCTCGACCTGGTGGACGCCGACGCGCTCAAGGTGACGGCCGGCGCCGTGGCGGTGGTCGCCGCGGGCTTCCTCCTGCTGCGGCGGCCGGCCACCTCACCCCCGGCCCCCGGCGCGCCCTCCCGCCTCGCGCCGGGCGTGGCCGGGGTGCTGGGCGGGTTCCTCGGCATCACGACCTCGATGAACGGCCCACCGCCGGTCATCCTGCTGTCCCACCGGCAGGTGGCGCCCCGGGCCTTCATCGCCGACATGGCGGTGTACCTGCTGGCCTGCAACGCGATGGCGCTGACCCTGATCGGGCTGACGGGTGGGCTGTCGCTGGACCGGGTGGGGCTGCTGCTGGCGTGCTGGCTCCCGGGCGCGGTCCTCGGCAACCACGTCGGGGTCACCTACGGCGCCCGCCTGCCCCTGACCGGCTTCCGGCTGCTGACGCTCGGGCTGGTCATGGTCACGGGGCTGGCGACCGTGGCCACCTCGGTCGGTGGGGGATGA